From Sporosarcina sp. Te-1, the proteins below share one genomic window:
- a CDS encoding response regulator transcription factor: MKIVVVDDQTLIRKGIISILSSQGTMKVCGEASNKKEALYLIEKEKPDLAIVDFQLEHESGLDVITEARKRGCSCKFAVLIHSKDPLTFQHAKAMDVDGYISKDAYPEELIYAVHVIKRGRKYYDPDIIDLLLESQRKPQVDDKYIEQLTSKEKEVLQKIGMGLSNKQIAANLYITENTVKKHVSQVLSKLNLGDRTKAALYANYTGLVPAKHDVLI; this comes from the coding sequence ATGAAAATTGTGGTGGTAGATGATCAAACGCTCATCCGAAAAGGGATCATCTCCATTCTTTCATCGCAGGGAACGATGAAAGTATGTGGAGAAGCGAGCAACAAAAAAGAAGCGCTTTATCTGATTGAAAAGGAAAAACCTGATTTGGCTATTGTTGATTTCCAATTGGAACATGAGAGTGGATTAGATGTAATTACAGAAGCGAGAAAACGAGGCTGCTCCTGCAAATTCGCCGTCCTCATCCATTCAAAGGATCCGTTAACTTTCCAGCATGCCAAAGCGATGGATGTCGATGGGTATATTTCAAAGGATGCCTATCCAGAAGAATTGATTTACGCGGTTCACGTCATTAAAAGAGGCAGGAAATATTATGATCCAGACATCATTGACCTATTGCTGGAATCTCAACGGAAGCCACAAGTGGATGATAAATATATAGAGCAATTGACCTCTAAGGAAAAAGAGGTGTTGCAAAAAATTGGAATGGGGCTGTCCAATAAACAAATTGCGGCCAACTTGTATATCACGGAGAATACGGTAAAAAAGCATGTGAGCCAGGTATTGTCGAAATTAAACCTTGGTGATCGCACTAAAGCTGCGCTTTATGCGAATTATACGGGGTTGGTGCCTGCTAAGCATGATGTGTTGATATAA
- a CDS encoding TasA family protein: MNLKKKLAMGIATGALAVSMIGGGTYAYFNDVETSTNTFAAGTLDLTLNPEQIINVSNIKPGDWMNRTFKLENTGSLDISKIFLTTSFEESVPGFADHIVVDFLKNEDKGSILGDSNIIVSKTLSELANMSPDAVKNESPKFFGWQGGEKSGIKAGTSDNLYVKFRFNDNGEDQNAYQGANLELTWKFDAQQTAGESK; this comes from the coding sequence ATGAATTTGAAAAAGAAGTTAGCAATGGGTATCGCAACAGGTGCATTGGCTGTCAGCATGATTGGCGGAGGAACGTATGCTTATTTCAATGATGTGGAAACGAGCACAAACACGTTCGCAGCAGGGACTTTGGACTTGACGTTAAACCCTGAACAAATTATTAACGTATCCAACATTAAGCCGGGCGATTGGATGAACCGTACGTTTAAATTAGAGAACACAGGTAGCCTAGATATTTCCAAAATATTTTTGACTACTTCTTTTGAGGAATCAGTGCCAGGTTTTGCAGATCACATTGTCGTAGATTTCCTTAAAAATGAAGATAAAGGAAGTATTCTTGGAGACAGCAATATTATTGTCTCTAAGACACTAAGCGAATTGGCAAATATGTCACCGGATGCGGTTAAAAATGAATCACCGAAATTCTTCGGCTGGCAAGGCGGAGAAAAAAGCGGAATCAAAGCCGGTACCTCAGATAATTTGTACGTGAAGTTTAGATTCAATGATAACGGAGAAGATCAGAACGCTTACCAAGGAGCTAATTTAGAGCTTACTTGGAAGTTCGATGCCCAACAAACAGCTGGAGAATCGAAGTAA
- the sipW gene encoding signal peptidase I SipW, with amino-acid sequence MRKRSKTQKVTKKVTKWVNNIVSGILLVLLISVAAVVVISKASGGEPEIFGYQLKTVLSGSMEPGIQTGSIIAVKAAEDKTAYKKGDVITFKEEEGILITHRITEVVKSGASVLYRTKGDNNNAEDMNPVLSDNVVAEYTGHTVPYAGYFINFAQSKNGAFLLLIPGFLLLIYSAVTIWKVLSAIELSPKKQAGLAREEGGNHSS; translated from the coding sequence ATGAGAAAGAGAAGTAAAACACAAAAGGTAACGAAAAAGGTGACGAAGTGGGTCAATAATATTGTATCTGGCATTTTGTTAGTGCTGCTGATCAGCGTGGCTGCCGTAGTCGTGATTTCAAAAGCATCAGGCGGCGAGCCTGAGATTTTCGGCTATCAGTTAAAAACCGTTCTGTCGGGATCCATGGAGCCGGGGATTCAAACGGGCTCGATTATTGCGGTAAAGGCGGCTGAGGATAAAACGGCTTATAAAAAAGGTGATGTCATTACATTTAAAGAGGAAGAGGGCATTTTGATTACCCACCGGATTACAGAGGTCGTCAAGAGTGGAGCTTCCGTTCTGTACCGCACGAAAGGCGATAACAACAATGCGGAAGATATGAATCCAGTTCTTTCGGACAATGTGGTAGCGGAATATACTGGCCATACGGTTCCTTATGCCGGCTACTTCATCAACTTTGCACAGTCTAAAAATGGAGCGTTTCTACTCTTAATACCCGGATTCTTGTTGCTGATCTACTCAGCAGTCACCATTTGGAAAGTGCTGTCCGCAATTGAGTTGTCTCCCAAAAAACAGGCGGGCTTAGCAAGGGAAGAGGGCGGGAATCATTCTTCCTGA
- a CDS encoding CalY family protein, with the protein MASLVRMFLLLLVVSGIFVLPMTSVLADEENTTNNKEIDISLSPTDTLFDVNNMKPGDWAPRTLTVKNSGNKDFAYYMQMKNNGEEKLFNELLLEITAGNEELYKGKLAAFTTLPARNLVSGSEENLEITIRFPEHLGNDFQGLQAAFILSFTAEGKESASSQAVTKARIDSGDASSSNGFKLPATATNMFNLLFLGSVLVVVAIVIMIVAYFRRMKVAQ; encoded by the coding sequence GTGGCCAGTCTTGTAAGGATGTTCCTTCTACTTCTTGTAGTCAGCGGAATCTTTGTACTCCCTATGACGAGTGTGCTCGCAGATGAGGAAAACACGACCAATAATAAGGAAATCGACATCAGCCTTTCCCCGACAGATACGTTGTTTGATGTAAACAATATGAAGCCAGGTGACTGGGCACCACGTACTCTGACCGTCAAAAATTCCGGGAATAAAGATTTTGCTTACTATATGCAGATGAAAAACAATGGGGAAGAAAAGTTGTTTAATGAGCTGTTACTGGAAATAACCGCTGGCAACGAGGAGTTATATAAAGGGAAACTAGCAGCTTTTACAACTTTGCCAGCAAGAAATTTAGTGAGTGGCAGTGAAGAAAACTTAGAAATCACGATTCGTTTTCCGGAGCATCTTGGAAATGATTTTCAAGGGTTGCAGGCTGCTTTCATTTTGAGCTTTACAGCGGAGGGAAAAGAAAGCGCATCTTCGCAAGCCGTGACCAAAGCCCGGATTGACAGTGGCGACGCTTCCTCATCAAACGGATTCAAACTGCCTGCTACCGCTACGAATATGTTTAATTTGTTGTTCCTTGGCTCTGTTCTCGTCGTTGTCGCCATTGTGATTATGATTGTCGCGTACTTTAGGCGGATGAAGGTCGCTCAATAG
- a CDS encoding class D sortase has product MKKMVLALFAVGLGLIGYASVQLLSANQSEKAALAEAREYLEETLVSEEKPAMEEHMTETSELSFEKGQTIGILQIPSMNKELPIVEGTNEDALKQGVGHYTGTVYPGEKDQILLSGHRDTVFTGLDKLQNGDSIIVKMAHGTFTYAIVDTEIVEEDDQTVIRSTAPEELLTLSTCYPFRYIGNAPQRYVVYARLMEEGT; this is encoded by the coding sequence ATGAAGAAAATGGTGTTGGCATTGTTCGCGGTAGGTTTAGGTCTCATCGGTTATGCGAGTGTGCAGCTGCTCTCTGCCAATCAATCCGAGAAAGCAGCACTTGCAGAAGCGAGAGAGTACTTGGAGGAAACTTTGGTATCTGAAGAGAAACCAGCCATGGAAGAGCATATGACAGAAACCTCTGAACTGTCATTTGAGAAGGGTCAAACAATCGGCATCCTCCAAATTCCGAGCATGAACAAAGAACTCCCGATCGTAGAAGGGACAAATGAGGACGCTTTGAAGCAAGGAGTCGGCCATTACACCGGTACCGTGTATCCAGGCGAGAAAGATCAAATTTTACTATCGGGACATAGAGATACCGTTTTTACCGGACTGGACAAATTGCAAAATGGCGATTCGATCATTGTAAAAATGGCGCATGGCACCTTTACTTATGCCATTGTCGATACAGAGATTGTGGAGGAGGATGATCAGACTGTCATCCGCTCGACGGCACCGGAGGAATTGCTTACGTTATCCACGTGCTATCCGTTTCGGTATATTGGCAATGCGCCGCAACGGTATGTTGTGTATGCAAGGTTGATGGAAGAAGGAACGTGA
- a CDS encoding S9 family peptidase, producing the protein MKKQALLAAMASALLVSYPLSAKASETVRSLDRENVGIAENVKVDAPISVQDFIQYTLDELTYQHGSNEMREEIVKRWTSNADWNHDKNITKGELAKILIHALQMEDKEKTTADYLQTAKIHGLLKVYSQAEETVTAEEMESIIHNAKAFASKDVDNKGVKEISVEDFMKNPGDFGYEMSPDGEYISYSSEWENRMNVFVKKMHEDSEPIRVTSSTDRDIVASFWKDDHILYLKDNGGDENYHLYSSGFNGQEERDLTPYSDVRVQLISGLSGVKDEILIGMNKEDPTVFDVYRLNIKTGELDHVAKNPGNIGGWLADHDGKIRIAIETDGVNSTILYRETEKDEFKPFVQTEESDAITPLAFSKDNQSIYALSNKGRDKTELVVFDLDANEKVLYSNPQVDVANAFYDKKKDAIVAGAYITDKLHYAFFDKDLERIFNQLEDKLQVSESELILNDYNEDMTKFIVLVSSDKEFGTYYYYDSTTEELTKLTELASWLDRDAMADMHPISYQSRDGLTIHGYLTLPKNTKPENLPLIVNPHGGPWARDTWGFNSEVQLLANRGYAVLQVNFRSSIGYGKAFTDAGDKQWGLKIQDDITDGVQWAIDQGIADPDRVGIYGASFGGYATLAGITFTPDLYAAAVDYVGVSNIFTLLDTIPPYWETMRNDLYKRVGHPVEDKELLEAVSPVFHADKIKTPLFVAQGANDPRVNQAESDQIVEALRKRGVDVEYMLKENEGHGFQNEENRIEFYNAMIDFFDKHLK; encoded by the coding sequence GTGAAAAAACAAGCATTATTAGCAGCAATGGCTTCCGCACTTCTCGTATCCTATCCACTCAGTGCGAAAGCCAGTGAAACGGTTCGGTCGCTTGACCGGGAGAATGTAGGGATTGCGGAAAACGTGAAAGTGGATGCACCAATATCCGTTCAGGACTTCATCCAATACACTTTGGACGAATTGACGTATCAGCACGGTTCCAATGAAATGAGAGAGGAAATTGTGAAACGGTGGACTTCAAATGCTGATTGGAATCATGACAAGAACATCACAAAAGGCGAACTAGCCAAGATCTTAATTCATGCTCTTCAAATGGAGGATAAGGAAAAAACCACTGCAGATTACTTGCAGACCGCAAAAATCCATGGACTTTTGAAGGTCTACAGCCAAGCAGAAGAAACGGTGACCGCGGAAGAAATGGAGAGCATTATTCATAATGCGAAGGCATTCGCTTCCAAGGATGTTGATAATAAAGGAGTAAAAGAAATCTCCGTAGAAGATTTCATGAAAAACCCGGGAGACTTTGGTTATGAAATGTCACCAGACGGCGAATATATTTCCTATAGTTCCGAATGGGAAAACCGGATGAATGTCTTTGTGAAAAAGATGCATGAGGATAGTGAGCCGATCCGAGTGACCAGCTCAACTGATCGAGATATTGTTGCGTCATTCTGGAAGGATGATCATATCCTTTATTTAAAAGATAACGGCGGCGATGAAAACTATCATCTTTATTCATCCGGCTTCAACGGTCAGGAAGAACGGGACTTAACTCCGTATTCAGATGTTAGAGTTCAACTGATCAGCGGCCTGTCTGGTGTGAAAGATGAAATTCTCATTGGAATGAATAAAGAAGACCCTACTGTCTTCGATGTGTACCGACTGAATATCAAAACAGGTGAACTGGACCATGTTGCGAAAAACCCCGGCAATATTGGGGGCTGGCTCGCAGACCATGACGGCAAAATTCGAATCGCGATTGAAACAGATGGTGTAAATAGTACGATTCTCTATCGCGAAACCGAAAAGGATGAATTCAAACCGTTTGTCCAAACAGAAGAAAGTGATGCTATTACACCACTTGCTTTTTCAAAAGATAATCAATCCATTTATGCTTTGTCCAATAAAGGACGGGATAAGACGGAATTAGTTGTGTTCGATTTGGATGCCAATGAGAAAGTCCTATATTCCAACCCGCAGGTCGATGTGGCGAACGCTTTCTATGACAAGAAGAAGGATGCGATCGTGGCAGGCGCGTATATAACAGACAAACTGCACTATGCGTTTTTCGATAAAGATTTGGAACGCATTTTCAACCAGTTGGAAGACAAACTTCAAGTGAGCGAAAGCGAACTGATCCTCAATGACTATAATGAAGATATGACCAAGTTCATCGTACTCGTTTCAAGCGATAAAGAATTCGGCACCTACTATTATTACGATTCAACAACGGAAGAATTGACCAAATTGACGGAACTCGCTTCTTGGCTTGACCGAGACGCCATGGCCGATATGCACCCGATCTCCTATCAAAGTAGAGATGGCCTCACGATCCACGGCTATTTGACGCTGCCGAAAAATACAAAACCGGAAAACTTGCCGCTCATCGTCAATCCACATGGCGGTCCTTGGGCACGTGATACGTGGGGCTTCAATTCGGAAGTCCAGTTGCTTGCCAACCGCGGATACGCCGTGCTCCAAGTGAACTTCCGTTCATCGATTGGATACGGAAAAGCATTTACTGATGCAGGCGACAAACAATGGGGCTTAAAGATCCAAGATGACATTACCGATGGCGTTCAATGGGCCATCGATCAAGGCATCGCAGATCCTGACCGGGTCGGAATTTACGGGGCATCCTTCGGAGGCTATGCGACCTTAGCCGGCATTACGTTTACTCCAGATCTTTACGCAGCAGCGGTAGACTATGTCGGTGTCTCTAATATCTTCACATTACTTGACACCATCCCGCCGTATTGGGAAACGATGAGAAACGACCTCTACAAACGAGTTGGCCATCCGGTCGAGGATAAGGAATTGCTGGAAGCGGTCTCCCCTGTCTTCCATGCTGATAAAATCAAAACACCACTATTTGTAGCCCAAGGCGCAAATGATCCTCGTGTTAACCAAGCCGAATCCGATCAAATCGTGGAAGCTTTGCGGAAGCGCGGTGTTGACGTGGAATACATGTTAAAAGAAAACGAAGGACATGGCTTCCAAAATGAAGAAAATCGGATTGAGTTCTACAATGCGATGATTGATTTCTTTGATAAGCATTTGAAGTGA
- a CDS encoding DUF4430 domain-containing protein — MRNLHKQLFSVLMSLLLVFSIILPGVQAAEIENNDEVLEAGNAVEGQGDQSPEDGLLPSEETADEQTEQTVVEEGKGEQSPLPKQTIPVKVRIESYDKTILPPTEIDVAPYDITHAVGDNGIGNWYVENDEILAIHAIIKALEDNGFDVSDKQNFEFGEGNFITNINGLEMNSVNPYYDGWMYFVNNEFAPVGVGEFELEANDEVTLFFTTDYGAVSYSWYDQSTLEVAANEDFTLKLQSVGTVDNAVILVNDQPLLVNGEEVRTDAQGAAKLRFTEPGEYHLSAKRMDGEFSNITRPYSKVVVHPGSEPTPEPGIELTSEPDQNTGTESETKLVVNPASDESKVDKVLGNLFEFYRNSRNNKDFFPGVIPELSWTEIVGLQAAGFGDVPAKLPNWIETDPGLKPDERDTLHIRYIFAMLALGKDPSKAWTAERNLFAELAAQQNPDTGAIGAVNKHMWAMHALDTGEKLGYNVGNWNAEAKSKALKYLLGQEKQGGGFAFSGSTADPDMTGMALLTLVNYQDDSAAAAAIERSKQVLRQKQLDTAGWGSFGSENSNSIATAISGLVAIGEDPLSENWKKGDLTPLDALQRFQLENGAFTYTLGKYASTNMMATEQSLIALQEIKTGKSAWHQFAPVNTPAPEPEKPAEPDPETPEEPIGIGSDEKEYTLPQYANDNVKKPIILQLQDTTLPKITAERAGARLEIPGGTKITSSNWNRLLQVPTKKTTAPEERNKITQALQGSHLNGVTAHIKVGGDESITFDRHVTLRFAGLGNQEAGFIDASGKFTLLPKENNSSYEAYAYKDQNDLVIKTKHFTDFLVFDTTREAPVDPGTPENPTNPAPPASPSTKTILFSVEKRTMGQGDIIAPTRVDIQDGDTAYTVLRRVASEQGISIDATGVGPTVYVKSIDGLGEFDGGPKSGWMYSVNGEFPQFSAGIYELADGDNLRWQYTKNLGEDLGNVWDPNEKPSEPEKPGDSQKPGDNGKPGDSLKPGGNNPIPPVSTEVAVKLETAIKDIQQKLLRDGVQSEWEAIGLYKSGITVPSSYLEKFRETLNDQVISKSGKGRMKITDVERLVMAANVLGIHPTNADSKGFNLLEKIYNSELRTTGEDSLTFQGNNGVIFALIALDSKNHDVPENAKWNRDKLVKELLKTQKSDGSWSLEATTKGPTSIDITAMALTALAPYNNQQAVSQAIDKAVQYLSNAQGTSGGFQEAFVGGISSEATSQVIIGLTANGIDPRSQAFTKNNTNLIDHLLRFKANDGGFKHLIIDQSSNGIATEQALQALVAFDLYVNGKGALYSFTENGVKPNPTPTPEPTPTPSQFKDTVGHWAADYIQQAVEQGLVKGYADGTFKPNQSLTRAQAVSILVRALELETDKKNPFTDTQNYAKETQSEIAAAYHHGLIKLQDGKFRPSEKVTRAQMALLFYRAYEIQNGNKYKGQANAPFADMKNYDAEAKEAVNMLYALQMASGENGKYMPGASTTRAQATKMLMEFLNTK; from the coding sequence TTGAGAAATTTGCATAAGCAACTCTTTTCGGTATTAATGAGCCTGCTTCTAGTATTCTCGATCATTCTGCCAGGTGTTCAAGCTGCAGAAATTGAGAACAATGATGAAGTACTAGAAGCCGGAAATGCAGTTGAGGGACAAGGAGATCAAAGTCCTGAAGATGGCTTATTGCCAAGTGAAGAGACAGCAGATGAACAAACAGAACAGACAGTCGTGGAAGAAGGAAAAGGGGAGCAGTCGCCTCTGCCTAAGCAGACAATCCCTGTAAAGGTCCGCATTGAAAGTTATGATAAGACCATTTTACCGCCAACTGAAATAGATGTGGCTCCGTATGATATTACACACGCAGTTGGGGATAACGGTATTGGCAATTGGTATGTAGAAAACGACGAAATACTTGCGATCCATGCCATTATCAAGGCGTTGGAAGACAATGGATTTGACGTTTCGGACAAGCAAAATTTTGAGTTTGGTGAAGGGAATTTTATTACTAATATCAATGGATTGGAAATGAACTCCGTCAATCCTTATTACGATGGATGGATGTACTTTGTGAATAATGAATTTGCCCCTGTTGGCGTGGGGGAGTTCGAGTTGGAAGCAAATGATGAGGTTACGCTGTTCTTTACAACCGACTACGGGGCTGTAAGCTATTCTTGGTACGACCAGTCAACGCTTGAGGTTGCAGCAAATGAAGACTTTACATTGAAGTTGCAGTCTGTTGGAACTGTTGATAACGCTGTGATCTTAGTCAATGATCAACCACTTTTGGTTAACGGGGAAGAAGTTCGTACAGATGCACAAGGTGCAGCGAAATTACGTTTCACCGAACCGGGTGAATATCATCTCTCTGCAAAACGGATGGATGGCGAATTCAGCAATATTACACGTCCTTACAGCAAAGTGGTTGTTCATCCAGGAAGCGAACCGACACCAGAGCCCGGAATTGAACTGACCTCAGAACCAGACCAAAATACGGGAACTGAATCAGAGACAAAACTTGTCGTGAATCCCGCATCGGATGAAAGTAAAGTGGACAAGGTCCTAGGAAACCTATTTGAGTTCTACCGTAACAGTCGGAATAATAAAGACTTTTTTCCAGGGGTCATACCGGAGTTAAGCTGGACAGAAATTGTAGGATTGCAAGCTGCAGGTTTTGGTGATGTACCTGCCAAGCTGCCTAACTGGATAGAAACAGATCCAGGACTCAAGCCTGACGAAAGGGACACACTGCACATCCGTTATATCTTTGCCATGCTCGCATTAGGTAAAGATCCGTCGAAAGCCTGGACGGCTGAAAGAAATCTTTTTGCGGAATTAGCTGCCCAACAAAATCCAGATACTGGCGCAATCGGTGCGGTGAATAAACATATGTGGGCCATGCATGCGCTGGATACAGGTGAAAAGTTAGGATACAACGTGGGGAATTGGAATGCTGAGGCGAAAAGCAAAGCATTGAAGTATCTCCTTGGTCAGGAAAAACAAGGAGGCGGGTTTGCTTTTTCAGGAAGTACGGCCGATCCTGATATGACCGGCATGGCACTTTTAACGCTTGTTAATTATCAAGATGATAGTGCAGCTGCGGCTGCCATTGAGCGTTCTAAGCAAGTGTTGCGGCAAAAACAGCTTGATACCGCCGGCTGGGGTTCCTTTGGATCCGAAAACTCCAATAGCATTGCTACGGCCATTTCCGGGTTAGTTGCAATCGGAGAAGATCCCCTCTCAGAGAATTGGAAGAAGGGCGATCTGACACCACTTGATGCATTGCAACGTTTTCAATTAGAGAACGGAGCATTTACCTATACACTAGGGAAATATGCATCCACTAACATGATGGCAACTGAACAATCACTAATTGCTCTACAAGAAATTAAAACGGGCAAATCAGCCTGGCACCAATTTGCACCGGTTAACACGCCGGCGCCTGAACCGGAAAAACCGGCAGAGCCTGACCCAGAGACACCAGAGGAACCTATTGGTATTGGCAGTGACGAGAAAGAGTATACGTTACCGCAATATGCGAATGACAACGTAAAAAAACCTATTATTTTACAATTACAAGATACCACACTTCCTAAGATCACCGCAGAGCGTGCAGGTGCAAGGTTGGAGATTCCAGGCGGTACAAAAATAACTTCTTCAAATTGGAACCGACTATTACAAGTACCAACTAAGAAAACTACAGCGCCCGAAGAGCGAAATAAGATTACTCAAGCATTACAAGGAAGTCACCTTAACGGTGTGACGGCTCACATCAAGGTAGGTGGAGACGAAAGCATTACATTTGACCGCCATGTCACGCTGCGTTTTGCTGGCCTGGGTAATCAAGAAGCAGGTTTCATTGATGCCAGCGGCAAATTCACTCTGCTGCCGAAGGAAAATAACAGTTCCTATGAGGCGTATGCCTACAAAGACCAAAATGACCTTGTCATTAAAACAAAGCATTTCACGGATTTCCTTGTGTTTGACACAACCCGTGAAGCACCGGTTGATCCAGGAACGCCGGAAAATCCAACAAATCCTGCACCACCGGCATCACCTAGTACGAAAACGATCCTGTTTTCTGTTGAAAAGAGAACGATGGGACAGGGAGATATTATTGCACCGACCCGGGTGGACATTCAAGACGGTGATACGGCCTACACAGTTCTGCGCCGAGTTGCGTCAGAACAGGGAATCTCCATTGATGCAACCGGTGTCGGTCCAACAGTGTATGTCAAGTCCATCGACGGGCTAGGCGAATTTGACGGGGGACCAAAAAGCGGATGGATGTACTCTGTCAACGGTGAGTTCCCGCAGTTTAGTGCTGGCATTTACGAGTTGGCTGACGGCGACAATTTACGCTGGCAGTATACGAAAAACTTAGGGGAAGACTTGGGGAACGTATGGGATCCAAACGAAAAGCCTAGTGAACCCGAAAAGCCGGGGGACTCACAAAAACCAGGTGATAATGGAAAGCCAGGTGACAGTCTAAAACCTGGAGGCAACAACCCGATACCACCGGTCAGTACAGAAGTCGCTGTGAAACTGGAGACCGCGATTAAAGATATCCAGCAAAAGCTGCTGCGAGATGGTGTACAAAGTGAATGGGAAGCAATTGGGCTTTATAAATCTGGAATAACAGTACCATCTAGTTATTTAGAAAAGTTCCGTGAAACGCTGAACGATCAAGTAATCAGCAAGTCGGGCAAAGGTCGAATGAAGATTACGGATGTAGAGCGTCTCGTCATGGCCGCGAACGTACTAGGTATTCATCCAACGAATGCGGACAGCAAAGGATTTAATTTGCTAGAGAAGATTTACAATAGCGAATTAAGGACAACAGGTGAAGACAGCTTAACGTTCCAAGGGAATAATGGTGTGATTTTCGCTCTTATTGCTCTGGATTCGAAGAATCATGACGTACCGGAAAATGCAAAATGGAATCGTGACAAGCTGGTGAAAGAGTTGCTGAAGACACAAAAGTCAGATGGCTCCTGGAGTCTGGAAGCGACAACTAAGGGTCCAACCAGCATTGATATTACAGCAATGGCATTGACTGCTTTAGCGCCGTATAACAATCAACAAGCGGTAAGCCAGGCTATCGACAAAGCGGTTCAATATTTGTCCAATGCACAAGGAACATCAGGCGGATTCCAAGAAGCGTTTGTTGGCGGTATTTCGAGTGAGGCGACTTCACAAGTGATTATAGGATTAACGGCCAATGGAATTGATCCGAGAAGTCAGGCATTCACGAAAAACAACACCAACTTAATTGACCACTTGTTACGTTTTAAGGCGAATGATGGTGGATTCAAGCATCTGATCATTGACCAGAGTTCAAACGGAATCGCAACAGAACAAGCGCTGCAAGCACTAGTCGCTTTCGACTTATACGTCAATGGAAAAGGAGCATTGTACAGCTTTACGGAGAATGGGGTAAAACCGAATCCGACGCCAACTCCGGAACCAACACCGACTCCTTCACAATTTAAGGACACGGTTGGTCACTGGGCTGCTGACTATATTCAACAAGCTGTTGAGCAAGGATTAGTAAAAGGTTATGCAGATGGTACGTTCAAACCAAATCAGTCATTGACTCGTGCGCAGGCCGTTTCAATATTAGTCCGAGCGTTGGAATTGGAAACAGACAAAAAGAATCCATTTACGGATACACAAAATTATGCGAAGGAAACGCAATCGGAAATCGCGGCTGCGTACCACCATGGGTTAATTAAACTACAAGACGGCAAGTTTAGGCCATCCGAAAAAGTGACACGGGCTCAAATGGCCTTGCTATTCTACCGAGCCTATGAAATTCAAAATGGCAACAAGTATAAAGGGCAAGCGAACGCGCCATTTGCAGATATGAAGAACTACGATGCCGAAGCAAAAGAGGCTGTAAATATGTTATATGCTTTACAAATGGCATCAGGAGAAAATGGGAAATATATGCCGGGCGCTTCCACTACCCGTGCGCAAGCGACAAAGATGCTCATGGAATTCTTGAATACAAAATAA
- a CDS encoding DUF4430 domain-containing protein yields MHWRKISTILLVVILTFVLSACGSSLQKPTGLEDDEEIQLTQDDPVSEEQTDMQEEEQNKPEKNGLTDLEEPVEDMALDKTTETKRDSEESSVNKKDSGNTAATEKKPAKNEKTAVDPSKATPAAPSKPSEKQNEKPAGKPSDKPSTKPTEKTETKQQDSKPTVEKPSTPAASKVVYSIVISSSEVPLPPTEMEIEEGDTVLSALIAITKKHKVQMDYRGGQGATAYVEGIANVYEFDRGQGSGWMYRVNGIFPDRGAGVITLQDGDRVEWLYTTNLGVDLNADLKPFRK; encoded by the coding sequence GTGCATTGGAGGAAAATAAGTACTATTTTACTTGTAGTCATTTTAACGTTTGTTCTCTCGGCATGCGGATCTTCTCTGCAAAAACCGACGGGACTGGAAGACGATGAAGAAATTCAGCTGACACAGGATGATCCGGTTAGCGAAGAGCAGACGGATATGCAGGAGGAAGAACAGAATAAGCCGGAGAAAAACGGACTAACTGATTTGGAAGAGCCAGTAGAGGACATGGCTCTGGACAAGACGACCGAAACAAAACGGGATTCAGAAGAATCTAGTGTAAACAAGAAGGATTCTGGAAACACAGCAGCGACAGAAAAAAAGCCTGCTAAGAATGAAAAAACTGCAGTTGATCCATCGAAGGCTACTCCGGCGGCTCCATCCAAGCCATCAGAGAAACAAAATGAAAAACCAGCAGGGAAGCCTTCAGATAAACCTTCGACGAAACCTACAGAAAAAACAGAGACGAAACAGCAAGATTCTAAGCCGACTGTAGAAAAACCATCAACACCTGCAGCCAGCAAAGTTGTCTATTCGATAGTCATTTCTTCCAGTGAAGTGCCCCTGCCACCGACAGAGATGGAGATTGAAGAGGGTGACACGGTACTTTCTGCTTTAATCGCGATCACGAAGAAACATAAGGTGCAGATGGATTATCGGGGAGGACAGGGAGCGACAGCTTACGTAGAAGGCATTGCCAATGTGTATGAATTTGACAGAGGGCAAGGGAGCGGTTGGATGTACCGTGTGAATGGAATCTTTCCGGATCGCGGGGCGGGCGTTATTACATTGCAAGACGGCGATCGGGTCGAATGGTTGTATACCACCAACTTGGGTGTTGACTTGAATGCTGATTTAAAGCCGTTTCGCAAGTGA